From a single Candidatus Bathyarchaeota archaeon genomic region:
- a CDS encoding phage major capsid protein: MVKPKLFESLMQSDSEFRQLMENLSQRAASHPFLRRYCEVALKERLFSDTVSALGHMHDTLVEAAYPEMIGREIIMVRPTTEAMERFPLDEKAVAYRYAEGAYTRLSGKKVSTVDIYMNIVAEASEVWTREFLEDATWNVMEAMTEKVGRALGEAETNHILSMYGSIANADLAGGGPMDNNGQALNWSGVVKLHNAVRGENWRPTVLVLNEVQLHQLLNDDKFIHAQYLPSEHVDLERGVVGSVLGMKVLASTLVPNGTAYAIDTRVAAVMLLRRDITVEDWEDPRTGEFGVRATTRFGLGVLRSKAVAKMINISTSL; this comes from the coding sequence ATGGTGAAGCCTAAGCTTTTTGAGAGTTTAATGCAGTCTGACAGCGAATTCCGCCAGCTCATGGAAAACCTAAGCCAGAGAGCGGCGTCGCATCCGTTTTTGAGGCGCTACTGCGAAGTTGCCTTGAAAGAAAGGCTTTTCAGCGACACTGTCAGCGCTTTGGGACACATGCATGACACGTTGGTTGAGGCTGCCTACCCTGAAATGATTGGCAGAGAAATCATCATGGTCAGGCCCACCACGGAAGCCATGGAAAGATTCCCATTGGATGAGAAGGCTGTGGCCTATCGCTATGCTGAGGGCGCCTACACGCGGTTGAGCGGCAAAAAAGTCAGCACCGTGGACATTTACATGAACATTGTGGCTGAAGCTTCTGAAGTTTGGACCCGCGAGTTTCTCGAAGATGCCACGTGGAATGTCATGGAGGCTATGACTGAGAAGGTTGGCAGGGCCCTAGGCGAGGCGGAGACAAACCATATTCTATCCATGTATGGGAGTATTGCCAACGCCGACTTGGCTGGAGGAGGCCCCATGGACAATAATGGCCAAGCATTGAACTGGAGTGGCGTTGTGAAGCTGCATAATGCTGTTCGGGGCGAAAACTGGAGGCCCACAGTGCTTGTCTTAAATGAGGTGCAGTTGCATCAGCTTCTAAACGATGACAAGTTCATCCATGCGCAGTACTTGCCATCCGAGCATGTGGATCTTGAGCGGGGAGTTGTGGGCAGTGTTTTGGGCATGAAGGTATTGGCGAGCACTCTGGTGCCTAATGGAACAGCATATGCCATTGATACGCGGGTCGCCGCAGTAATGCTGTTGCGCAGAGACATAACCGTTGAGGATTGGGAGGATCCGCGAACAGGCGAGTTCGGCGTAAGGGCGACAACCCGATTTGGCTTGGGCGTACTCCGCAGCAAAGCCGTCGCAAAAATGATCAACATAAGCACTTCGCTGTAG
- a CDS encoding DUF2190 family protein has product MADLTGKPWMAAGETDDPTAVIETFEAATAINKGDPVYLSADDKVSPATSAQDCIGIALKSVSAGQPCPVLVRGRVKVVAGGAIARGKAVYGADSSKRVLALADINEAGSATHSWTRKLGWALESASAAGDLIFIYVDK; this is encoded by the coding sequence ATGGCTGATTTGACTGGAAAGCCTTGGATGGCGGCGGGTGAAACAGACGATCCAACGGCGGTTATTGAAACCTTTGAGGCTGCAACCGCCATCAACAAGGGCGACCCGGTTTATTTAAGCGCTGATGACAAGGTTAGCCCAGCCACTTCGGCGCAGGACTGCATTGGCATAGCCCTAAAAAGCGTCTCTGCAGGTCAGCCTTGCCCAGTGCTTGTTCGCGGCAGGGTTAAGGTTGTGGCCGGCGGCGCCATAGCTCGTGGCAAAGCTGTTTACGGAGCGGACTCTTCCAAGCGGGTTTTGGCTTTAGCCGACATAAACGAGGCTGGCTCGGCAACCCATTCTTGGACGAGGAAGCTTGGATGGGCTCTGGAAAGTGCATCGGCTGCCGGCGACCTCATCTTCATCTACGTTGACAAGTAG
- a CDS encoding ribbon-helix-helix protein, CopG family → MPRKCIVKVILSKEQKEMLQELARRLGTSESETMRMALMDYVKSLSLMEERVRRQAHSFSKFDSNSVKSIT, encoded by the coding sequence ATGCCACGCAAGTGCATAGTTAAGGTAATCCTAAGCAAAGAACAAAAAGAAATGTTGCAAGAGTTGGCGCGAAGACTTGGAACTAGCGAAAGCGAAACCATGAGGATGGCTCTGATGGACTATGTGAAATCTCTAAGCCTCATGGAGGAACGTGTCAGAAGGCAAGCTCATTCTTTTTCAAAGTTCGATTCTAACTCGGTCAAATCAATAACTTAA